TTGCAGAGCACCGGCACCTGGCGCGACAGCTTGTCGATGGCTTCCATGTCGAAATCGACCTCGCCCTCATTGGCGGCGGCCAGCAGGTGCAGAACCGTGTTGGTCGAGCCGCCCATGGCGATGTCGAGCGTCATGGCGTTCTTGAACGCGGGCACCGTGGCGATGTTGCGCGGCAGCACGGTCGCGTCGTCCTGCTCGTAGTAGCGCTTGGCCAGATCGACGATCAGATGCCCCGCCTCGACAAAGAGGCGCTGACGGTCGGCATGGGTGGCCAGCGTCGAGCCATTGCCGGGCAGCGACAGCCCCAGCGCCTCGGTCAGGCAGTTCATCGAGTTGGCGGTGAACATGCCCGAGCACGACCCGCAGGTCGGGCAGGCGGCCTCTTCGATGGCCTGCACCTGGGCGTCGGTGTATTTGTCGTCGGCGGCGGCGACCATGGCATCGACCAGATCGAGCGCCTTGGTCTCGTCGTCCCATTCGACCTTGCCGGCCTCCATCGGGCCGCCCGAGACAAAGACCACGGGGATGTTGAGCCGCATCGCGGCCATCAGCATGCCGGGGGTGATCTTGTCGCAATTCGAGATGCAGACCATGGCGTCGGCGCAATGGGCGTTGACCATATATTCGACCGAGTCGGCGATGATCTCGCGCGAGGGCAGCGAATAGAGCATGCCGTCATGGCCCATGGCGATGCCGTCATCCACCGCGATGGTGTTGAATTCCTTGGCCACGCCGCCGGCCTTCTCGACCTCGCGCGCCACCATCTGACCCAGATCCTTCAGATGCACATGGCCCGGCACGAACTGGGTAAAGCTGTTCACGATCGCGATGATCGGCTTGTTCCAGTCGCCTTCGGTCATGCCGGTGGCACGCCAGAGGCCACGGGCGCCGGCCATGTTGCGGCCGTGGGTGGTGGTGCGGGAGCGGTAGGCGGGCATGGGATTCCCCCTCGTTTGCGGTATCGGCGTTGTTTAACGCCGCAATGCCGCTGCGGCAAGGGCGCGCGGACCGCAGCGGCACGCCAGGCCGCAAGGGGACAAGGGCGTATTTTCAAAGAGAAGACGAGCAGGAGGCGGCTCCCCCTCCGTCTTCTCTGTGCAAATACCGCCCGCCGGAGGCATCCCCGTGTCAGGCGGTGCTGCGCCTCGGGCGGGTTCGTGGCGGCTTCGGCGCGACCTTGGCCTCGATATGCTGGATCACCATCGCGGCGATATCCTTGCCGGAGGTCTTTTCGATGCCCTCCAGTCCGGGCGAAGAGTTCACCTCCAGCACCTTCGGCCCGTCCTCGCCGCGCAGCAGGTCGACGCCGGCCACATCGAGCTTCATCGCCCGCGCCGCCCGTACCGCGACCTCGCGCTCGGCCTTCGAGATGCGCACCGGTTCCGCCGTGCCGCCCTGATGCAGGTTGGAGCGGAAATCGTCGGGCTTGCCCTTGCGGCGCATGGCGGCGACCACCTTGCCGCCGACCACGAAGCAGCGGATATCCTCGCCCGCCGCCTCCTTGACGAAGCTCTGCACGAGGAAATCCGCCTTCAGCCCCTGAAAGGCCGAGATCACCGACTCGGCGGCCTTCTTGGTCTCCGCCAGCACCACACCCTTGCCCTGAGTGCTCTCCAGCAACTTCAGCACCAGCGGCGCGCCGCCCACCAGGCTGATCACATTGCCGGAATCCTTGGGGCTGCGGGCAAAGGCGGTGGTGGGCATGCCAATCCGGTGCCGTGCCAGCACCTGATGCGCGTGCAGCTTGTCGCGCGAGACGGTGATGCCCTCGGAGCCGGACAGGCAATAGGTGCCGAGGCTTTCGAACTGCCGCACCACCGCCGTGCCGTAGGAGGTGACCGAGGCGCCGATGCGCGGGATCACCGCGTCGTAATGCGGCAGGCGACGACCGTCGTAATGCACTTCGCCGCCCACCGCGCGGATGTTCATGTAGCAGCGCGAGGTGTCGATCACCTCCATCGTGTGGCCGCCCGCCTCTGCCGCTTCGATCAGCCGGCGGGTCGAGTAATTACCGGGCTCGCGGCTCAGGATCGCCAGCCGCAGGGCGCGGCGATGCTGCTTGAGGCGCGGTGCCGCGCGGTAGGCATCGAAGGAAAGCTGCGGCTGCTGGTATTTCAGGCTGGGTGCGACGATCATCTCCTCGTCGAGCGCGGTGCGCCCGAGCAGCATGCGATAGGCCATGCCGCCGCGATCGGTGAGCGTGACCTCGATGGGCCAGCTGCGCTCGCCCATGCTCAGCGTCGTCTCGATGACGAAACGCAGCTCGGTCTCGCCGTTGGAGGAAGTGACCTCGCGCCGGTCCTTCAGCGGGGCGGAACAGATGATCTCGAGCCCCGGATCCTGCGGATCGGGATGGATGGCAAAGCGCACCATGGGCTTTTCCGCCGGGCCGAAGGGCTCGATGGCAAAGGCGTGCAGGGCCGAAGTCTTGGCGCCGGTATCGACCTTGGCGCGGATCGCTGGCAGGCCGAGATCGGGGAGGGCCAGCCATTCTTCCCATCCGAGGGTAAACTGGGTCATAGCGACTCCTTTCGCTGCGCCGGCACGACTGGCCGGAGCGCCGCTCTAGCGGGTGGATATGACAGGCGCAATACGCGCGCGTGACGCGGTTGCGGCGGGCGGGGCGGTGGCGATGTTACCAAACCTTCAGCACACGCCGGGACAGCAGAAACCCGTGCCCGTCCGCATTCTGACAGCGCAGTCCGGTGCGCTCCGAGAGGCAGGAAATCCCGCCCCAGTCCGACGAAACCCCATAGGGCGCGACATCGACGCCGGAGGGGGAGGCCCCCTTGATCGGCGCACCACATTCCAGCCGCGCCGGCCCCCGCGAGAGCAGCACGTATTTGTGCCCCCAGGGTCCGCTGCACGAGGCCGGGCGCGCCACATTCGGTGTGCCGTTGATCTCGACGATCTCGCAGGACAGATCCGGCGCGCCCGCACCGGTGCCAATCCAGCAGCGGATATTGTCCGAAGGCGTCCGGAAGGGCGACACATCCGCCGCGACGGGCGCCGCGAGGCCCGCAAGGACCAGAAAGGCAATCGGTCTCAACATACCGGGCTCCTGAATGGGCGCGTCGTTTCACCGCCTCAGGGTCGGGCAGTGGAACGCGGCGAGTCAAGTGCGGCTTTCCGGACATCCGGCGCGGCGGCGCCTGTGCTACTCTGATGGGCAAGGGGCGGTCACGCCCCGTCCTGCCAGGGAGGTGGCCCCATGACCGTGACGCTCGACATCCAGCAACCGCAGCCCTTCGATATCGTCGGGCCGACCATCCTCATCGCCGGCAATGCCGCCGCCTTCGAGGGCACGCTGTCGATCACCGTGTCGGAGGGGCATGACGAGGTCACCTCCTTTGCCCAGGTGGGCGCGCTGGGGCTGCGGCAGTTCCAGGCACAGGTCGAGATCCCGCCCGGCACCGCCTTTACGCTCAACCGGCTGTTCCTGACGCTGGCCGACGATACCGGCAACGAGAACGGGCCGAGCGTGACGGTTCCGGTGCTTTACGGGCCGCTGATCCTGCCGGGCTATGCCGGCTGGCAGCCCTATACGGTGCAGCCGGGCGATACGCTGATCTCCATCGCGCAGGCGCATTATGGCAACGGGGATTTCCAGCCGATCTTTCAGGCCAACCAGAACATCCTCGCCAATCCGAACCTGATCTTTCCCGGTCAGGTGCTGCGCATTCCGCGCAACGACCTCTGAGCGCGAGTATGAAAAAGGCGCGGGCCCGAGGGCGCCGCGCCTGAAACCGTCGGGCGGACGGGATGGGTCTCAATGCCCGGCGATCATCTCGGATTGTTTCACGATCACCTCGGCCTGCTTGATCGAGGCGATGTCGACCAGCCGGCCCTTGTAGACCGTGGCGCCCTCCCCCTTGGCCTTGGCCTCTTCCATCGCGGCGAGGATCTCGCGCGCCTCGGCCACGGCCGCCTCGGACGGGGTGAAGACCTCGTTGGCGAGCGCCACCTGCTTGGGGTGGATCGCCCATTTCCCGACCATGCCCAGCGTCGCCGAACGCAGCGCCTGCGCGCGGTAGCCGTCGTCATCGGAGAAATCGCCGAACGGCCCGTCGACCGGCAGCACGCCATGGGTCCGGCAGGCGGCGACGATGGCGGCCTGCG
The window above is part of the Salipiger abyssi genome. Proteins encoded here:
- the ilvD gene encoding dihydroxy-acid dehydratase, whose product is MPAYRSRTTTHGRNMAGARGLWRATGMTEGDWNKPIIAIVNSFTQFVPGHVHLKDLGQMVAREVEKAGGVAKEFNTIAVDDGIAMGHDGMLYSLPSREIIADSVEYMVNAHCADAMVCISNCDKITPGMLMAAMRLNIPVVFVSGGPMEAGKVEWDDETKALDLVDAMVAAADDKYTDAQVQAIEEAACPTCGSCSGMFTANSMNCLTEALGLSLPGNGSTLATHADRQRLFVEAGHLIVDLAKRYYEQDDATVLPRNIATVPAFKNAMTLDIAMGGSTNTVLHLLAAANEGEVDFDMEAIDKLSRQVPVLCKVAPAKDDVHMEDVHRAGGIMAILGQLDRAGLIDNTVHTVHAETMSHALDRWDVSRTNSESVHDFYRAAPGGVRSTTAFSQDRRYESLDLDRQKGVIREAEHAFSKDGGLAVLYGNIAEDGCIVKTAGVDESILVFSGPARIFESQDSAVSAILTGKIHPGDVVLIRYEGPRGGPGMQEMLYPTSYLKSKGLGKDCALVTDGRFSGGSSGLSIGHVSPEAAEGGAIGLVEEGDLIEIDIPARKISLAVDDAVLAERRTARDAKGWQPDEKRKRKVSKALKAYAALTTSAAKGAVRQI
- the rimK gene encoding 30S ribosomal protein S6--L-glutamate ligase is translated as MTQFTLGWEEWLALPDLGLPAIRAKVDTGAKTSALHAFAIEPFGPAEKPMVRFAIHPDPQDPGLEIICSAPLKDRREVTSSNGETELRFVIETTLSMGERSWPIEVTLTDRGGMAYRMLLGRTALDEEMIVAPSLKYQQPQLSFDAYRAAPRLKQHRRALRLAILSREPGNYSTRRLIEAAEAGGHTMEVIDTSRCYMNIRAVGGEVHYDGRRLPHYDAVIPRIGASVTSYGTAVVRQFESLGTYCLSGSEGITVSRDKLHAHQVLARHRIGMPTTAFARSPKDSGNVISLVGGAPLVLKLLESTQGKGVVLAETKKAAESVISAFQGLKADFLVQSFVKEAAGEDIRCFVVGGKVVAAMRRKGKPDDFRSNLHQGGTAEPVRISKAEREVAVRAARAMKLDVAGVDLLRGEDGPKVLEVNSSPGLEGIEKTSGKDIAAMVIQHIEAKVAPKPPRTRPRRSTA
- a CDS encoding DUF6636 domain-containing protein — translated: MLRPIAFLVLAGLAAPVAADVSPFRTPSDNIRCWIGTGAGAPDLSCEIVEINGTPNVARPASCSGPWGHKYVLLSRGPARLECGAPIKGASPSGVDVAPYGVSSDWGGISCLSERTGLRCQNADGHGFLLSRRVLKVW
- a CDS encoding LysM peptidoglycan-binding domain-containing protein encodes the protein MTVTLDIQQPQPFDIVGPTILIAGNAAAFEGTLSITVSEGHDEVTSFAQVGALGLRQFQAQVEIPPGTAFTLNRLFLTLADDTGNENGPSVTVPVLYGPLILPGYAGWQPYTVQPGDTLISIAQAHYGNGDFQPIFQANQNILANPNLIFPGQVLRIPRNDL